The proteins below come from a single Salinilacihabitans rarus genomic window:
- a CDS encoding succinylglutamate desuccinylase/aspartoacylase family protein, translating into MSGGSHGHDATEVTLATLPSGVDVTTTVHAYEGGEGDPTLYVQAAQHGREVNGTEVLRRFHDRLPLSALSGTVVAVPVADPLTFDRVSYTTPEALDSVNPNMNRVWPGDEHGSIHQRMAARLWEYVGEADAVVDLHTGSPLMYPHVVYLEGDADSRALAEAFGTDLLLAEAAGDDASEEWHRRGFAGKLRVAAAREGIPSITPELAYNRRILEEAVELGVEGLLDALRHLGMLPGEPADRPQTVARDHLGKVKAAASGLFRPNADLELGAVVPSGTPVGTVYDPTTYEPLHEAATDREGVLYVHRREATVRAGDQLASVAIPQERE; encoded by the coding sequence ATGAGCGGCGGCAGCCACGGCCACGACGCGACGGAGGTGACGCTCGCGACGCTGCCCTCGGGCGTGGACGTGACGACGACGGTCCACGCCTACGAGGGCGGCGAGGGCGACCCGACCCTCTACGTTCAGGCCGCCCAGCACGGTCGGGAGGTCAACGGGACGGAGGTGCTCCGGCGGTTCCACGACCGCCTCCCGCTGTCGGCGCTGTCGGGGACCGTCGTCGCCGTCCCGGTCGCGGACCCGCTGACCTTCGACCGCGTCTCCTACACGACGCCGGAGGCGCTCGACAGCGTCAACCCGAACATGAACCGCGTCTGGCCGGGCGACGAACACGGCTCGATCCACCAGCGGATGGCCGCCCGCCTCTGGGAGTACGTCGGCGAGGCCGACGCCGTCGTCGACCTCCACACCGGCAGCCCGCTGATGTACCCCCACGTCGTCTACCTCGAAGGCGACGCCGACTCCCGGGCGCTCGCGGAGGCGTTCGGCACGGACCTGCTGCTGGCGGAGGCCGCCGGCGACGACGCCTCCGAGGAGTGGCACCGCCGGGGGTTCGCCGGGAAACTGCGGGTCGCCGCCGCCCGCGAGGGGATTCCCTCGATCACGCCCGAACTGGCGTACAACAGGCGGATCCTCGAAGAGGCCGTCGAACTCGGCGTCGAGGGGTTGCTCGACGCCCTGCGACACCTCGGGATGCTCCCCGGCGAGCCCGCCGACCGGCCACAGACCGTCGCCCGCGACCACCTCGGGAAGGTCAAGGCGGCGGCGTCGGGGCTGTTCCGCCCGAACGCCGACCTCGAACTCGGGGCCGTCGTCCCGTCGGGGACCCCCGTCGGCACCGTCTACGACCCGACGACCTACGAGCCCCTCCACGAGGCCGCGACCGACCGCGAGGGGGTCCTCTACGTCCACCGCCGGGAGGCGACCGTCCGTGCCGGCGACCAGCTCGCGAGCGTCGCGATCCCACAGGAGCGGGAGTGA
- a CDS encoding oxidoreductase → MNWTAADVPDQSGRTIVITGANSGIGLEATRELARNGATVIMACRSVDRGEAAARDVREDVPDADLRVEACDLASLDSIRAFADRLGDEPIDGLVNNAGVMAIPRSETDDGFEMQFGVNHLGHFALTGLVLENLLGDDGDRESRIVTVSSRMHERGEIDFDDLHGERSYDGWNAYAQSKLANVLFAYELERRLRAADVNALSVAVHPGYASTNLQFRGPEQRGQRVRKAIMTVMNAVLAQSTEQGALPTLYAASAPDVEGGAYYGPGGVLNMRGAPERQLSSDRSHDRESARRLWRVSRDLTGVEYDLPKPTIDEATV, encoded by the coding sequence ATGAACTGGACAGCCGCGGACGTTCCCGATCAAAGCGGCCGAACGATCGTCATCACGGGCGCAAATAGCGGTATCGGACTGGAGGCCACCCGCGAACTCGCACGCAACGGGGCCACCGTGATCATGGCCTGTCGGAGCGTCGATCGGGGCGAGGCGGCCGCCCGAGACGTCCGCGAGGACGTTCCCGACGCCGATCTCCGCGTCGAGGCGTGTGATCTGGCGAGTCTCGACTCGATCCGGGCGTTCGCCGACCGTCTCGGCGACGAGCCGATCGACGGTCTGGTCAACAACGCGGGCGTCATGGCGATCCCGCGATCGGAGACCGACGACGGGTTCGAGATGCAGTTCGGCGTCAACCACCTCGGCCACTTCGCGCTGACGGGGCTGGTGCTCGAGAACCTGCTCGGCGACGACGGCGATCGGGAGTCGCGGATCGTCACCGTCTCCAGCCGGATGCACGAGCGCGGCGAGATCGACTTCGACGACCTGCACGGCGAACGATCGTACGACGGCTGGAACGCCTACGCCCAGTCGAAACTGGCGAACGTGCTGTTCGCGTACGAACTCGAGCGGCGACTCCGCGCCGCGGACGTGAACGCCCTGAGCGTCGCCGTCCACCCGGGCTATGCGAGTACCAACCTCCAGTTCCGCGGCCCAGAACAGCGCGGCCAGCGGGTCCGGAAAGCGATCATGACGGTCATGAACGCCGTGCTGGCCCAGTCGACCGAGCAGGGCGCGCTGCCGACCCTGTACGCCGCGTCCGCGCCGGATGTCGAGGGCGGCGCGTACTACGGCCCCGGCGGCGTTTTGAACATGCGCGGCGCACCCGAGCGCCAGCTGTCTTCGGACCGATCGCACGATCGCGAGAGTGCGCGCCGACTGTGGCGGGTGTCGCGGGACCTGACCGGGGTGGAGTACGATCTCCCGAAACCGACGATCGACGAAGCGACCGTCTAG
- a CDS encoding peptidylprolyl isomerase: protein MANPTATLHTSEGDVEVELFEERAPRTVANFVGLATGEREWTDPETGERVTDRPLYDDVLFHRVIDDFMIQGGDPTGTGRGGPGYTFDDEFHDELRHDSEGTLSMANSGPNTNGSQFFITLDATPHLDDRHSVFGEVIDGMDVVREIGSVETDANDRPKEDVVLESVTVDYE, encoded by the coding sequence ATGGCGAATCCAACGGCCACGCTGCACACGAGCGAAGGCGACGTCGAAGTCGAACTCTTCGAGGAGCGCGCGCCGCGGACGGTCGCGAACTTCGTCGGTCTCGCGACGGGCGAGCGCGAGTGGACCGACCCGGAGACGGGCGAGCGCGTCACCGACCGACCGCTGTACGACGACGTGCTCTTTCACCGCGTCATCGACGACTTCATGATCCAGGGCGGGGACCCGACCGGGACCGGCCGCGGCGGCCCCGGCTACACCTTCGACGACGAGTTCCACGACGAACTCCGTCACGACTCCGAGGGGACCCTCAGCATGGCGAACTCGGGGCCCAACACCAACGGCTCGCAGTTTTTCATCACGCTCGACGCCACCCCGCACCTCGACGACCGCCACTCCGTCTTCGGGGAGGTGATCGACGGCATGGACGTCGTCCGCGAGATCGGTTCCGTCGAGACCGACGCCAACGACCGCCCGAAGGAGGACGTCGTCCTCGAATCGGTCACGGTCGACTACGAGTAA